From Bufo gargarizans isolate SCDJY-AF-19 chromosome 10, ASM1485885v1, whole genome shotgun sequence, the proteins below share one genomic window:
- the RNF166 gene encoding E3 ubiquitin-protein ligase RNF166, translating to MAMFRSLVSSSSQHRQQHHTHQSQSCPSSADSLETQYGCPICLEVYYKPVAIGSCGHTFCGECLQPCLQVPSPLCPLCRMPFDPKKVEKASNVDKQLSSYKAPCRGCSKKVTLAKMRSHISSCAKVQEQMANCPKFVPVVPTSQPIPSNIPNRSTFVCPYCGARNLDQQELVKHCMENHRSDANKVVCPICSAMPWGDPSYKSANFLQHLLHRHKFSYDTFVDYSIDEEAALQAALALSLSEN from the exons ATGGCAATGTTCCGCAGCCTGGTGTCCTCGTCCTCCCAGCACCGGCAGCAGCATCATACCCACCAGAGCCAGTCCTGCCCGTCGTCCGCGGACAGCCTGGAGACGCAGTATGGCTGCCCCATCTGCCTGGAGGTGTATTACAAACCTGTGGCCATCGGGAGCTGCGGTCACAC GTTTTGTGGCGAGTGCCTGCAGCCATGTCTTCAGGTCCCATCCCCGCTATGCCCACTTTGTCGTATGCCATTTGACCCAAAGAAGGTGGAGAAGGCCTCCAATGTAGACAAACAGCTCTCCTCATATAAGGCTCCCTGCAGAGGCTGCAGCAAGAAA GTGACTCTTGCAAAGATGCGATCCCACATTTCTTCATGTGCCAAAGTCCAAGAACAGATGGCCAACTGTCCAAAGTTTGTTCCTGTAGTCCCAACATCTCAGCCTATTCCCAG TAATATTCCAAACCGTTCCACCTTTGTGTGTCCATATTGTGGAGCCCGAAACCTGGACCAGCAAGAACTTGTGAAACACTGCATGGAGAACCACAGAAGTGACGCCAACAAAGTG gtttGCCCTATTTGTTCAGCAATGCCCTGGGGGGATCCCAGCTATAAGAGTGCCAATTTTCTTCAGCACCTCCTTCACCGGCATAAATTCTCTTATGACACATTTGTG GATTATAGTATCGATGAAGAAGCAGCGTTACAAGCCGCACTCGCTCTGTCGCTGTCAGAGAACTGA
- the CTU2 gene encoding cytoplasmic tRNA 2-thiolation protein 2, producing MCEVEDGGYVDLGTEERSDRLGQTCMKCKEGAAVLIIRVGDAFCKSCFKDYFLHKFRAMLGKNRVVYPGEKVLLTYSGGPSSSAMIQQVQEGLSRDAPKKLRFIPGILFIDEGAVCGQSWEQREQNVSEIQRLLQTTSFPFHIVPLEQVFSLPQSVLQSAPPGNPEHAENYKQAVNSFLEQQRAHGADELLGTADELAQLRLTDHKLGNNLANGSSYSRPPSELTSALMESFSSARTLTAKLELLLSLRNHLILHVARTCGYSKVMSGESCTRLAVRLLSNISLGRGAFLPLDTGFSDDRYGNVVIVRPMREYSLKEISFYNRLFNVHCVFIPTMETKAPDNSSIQHLSESFLTKLQADFPSTVSTMYRTSEKLNISRKETAEENVQQERCLICMCTLDTRVGESSAFRATQVSQNFSQKRLKNNADPEKQCCSSGQCCESAASCSSRVPQTQDVMPLLCYSCRGTVRDMTSVSTFPPYILQEAEHRSRRVEMRREIQDYLLDEGCEDM from the exons ATGTGTGAAGTGGAGGATGGGGGTTATGTGGACTTGGGGACAGAGGAGAGAAGTGACAG GTTGGGGCAGACATGTATGAAGTGCAAGGAAGGTGCCGCCGTCCTCATCATACGCGTGGGAGATGCGTTCTGCAA ATCCTGTTTCAAAGACTATTTCTTACACAAATTCCGAGCCATGCTGGGGAAAAATCGAGTCGTGTATCCAGGCGAGAAG GTTCTTCTGACTTATTCTGGTGGACCTTCCTCAAGTGCCATGATCCAGCAAGTCCAAGAG GGTTTGAGTCGCGATGCCCCTAAAAAGTTGCGCTTCATTCCTGGTATCCTGTTCATTGACG AAGGTGCAGTGTGTGGTCAGAGTTGGGAGCAGAGGGAACAGAATGTTTCCGAAATACAGCGGCTTTTACAGACAACCAGTTTTCCCTTCCATATTGTGCCCTTGGAGCAG GTTTTCTCTCTCCCACAATCTGTTCTTCAGTCGGCTCCTCCAGGGAACCCTGAGCATGCAGAGAATTACAAGCAGGCAGTGAACAGTTTTCTGGAACAGCAGAGGGCACACGGCGCGGATGAGCTATTGGGCACTGCCGATGAGCTGGCACAGCTTCGTCTTACTGACCATAAACTCGGCAATAATTTGGCTAATGGCAGCTCATACAGCCGCCCTCCTTCGGAGCTCACCTCTGCACTGATGGAGAGCTTTAGCTCTGCCAGGACTCTAACAGCCAAACTGGAGCTCCTGCTATCCCTCCG GAATCACCTAATCCTACATGTGGCGCGGACTTGTGGATACTCTAAGGTTATGAGCGGTGAAAGCTGCACACGTCTGGCGGTTCGTCTGCTTTCTAACATATCGTTAGGACGTGGGGCATTCCTCCCACTGGACACA GGTTTCTCTGATGATCGCTATGGAAATGTTGTCATTGTCCGGCCCATGCGGGAGTATTCACTGAAAGAAATTTCCTTCTATAACCGGCTTTTCAATGTACATTGTGTCTTCATCCCCACAATGGAAACTAAG GCTCCTGATAACAGCAGCATCCAGCACCTCTCTGAATCTTTCCTCACCAAGCTGCAGGCAGACTTCCCCTCCACAGTCAGCACGATGTACCG aACCAGTGAGAAGCTAAATATTTCCAGAAAGGAAACTGCAGAAGAAAACGTCCAGCAAGAACGATGTCTGATCTGCATGTGCACTTTGGACACGCGTGTCG GTGAATCCTCTGCCTTCCGTGCCACACAAGTATCTCAGAATTTCTCTCAGAAGAGGCTAAAGAACAATGCAGACCCCGAGAAGCAATGCTGCAGTAGTGGACAGTGCTGTGAAAGTGCAGCCTCTTGTTCCAGCCG TGTTCCCCAGACACAAGACGTCATGCCTTTGTTGTGCTACAGCTGCAGAGGGACCGTCCGGGATATG ACATCAGTGAGCACCTTCCCTCCATACATCCTGCAGGAAGCCGAGCACAGGAGCCGCAG GGTGGAGATGAGGAGAGAGATACAGGACTATCTGCTGGATGAAGGCTGTGAGGACATGTGA